Below is a window of Rhipicephalus sanguineus isolate Rsan-2018 chromosome 9, BIME_Rsan_1.4, whole genome shotgun sequence DNA.
GCTCGCTTAGTCGCCTTGCGAATGATGGCATCTACTCTGTCGTCTTCGTGCTTGTTAGTGCGAGGGTATGGGACGGCGTAGAGTGTCCGGCTAGTCACGAAGGCATGGGCGAGCCGAAGCGCGTCCCTGCCCCGCAGACCGCCCCGCTTGTTGGAAACGCGGTGGATCATGCGCCCTACCTGTTCGCCTACTATCCGGAGTTTCGCAATTGTGGAGTCCGGTCTGAGTCTGTGGTGAATGAACAGGCCGAGAATCCGAAGCTCCTCCACCTCTCTGATGGGAACCCCAGACAGAGAGATGTGTATGGCTGATTTATCGGTTGGCTTCGCTCTAACATGCAGAAGCTCTGATTTGGTTGGAGCACATTGGAGTCCACAATCGTTGGCATACGCCTCGACTATGGATGCGGCCCGCTGAAGGCGTTCCTGCATTTCCCCAATGCTCCCTTCGGTGGTCCATAttgtaatgtcatcggcatatactgcGTGTTGAATGCCTTCCACCTGGGCCAATTTGTTTGGAAGGCGCATCATAGCAACGTTGAACAGGAGCGGTTATAACACAGCTCCCTGAGGGGTACCCAGTGTTCCCATAATGTACGGGCCATATTCCTCGTCCTCGATCCGAAGAAGGGCCTGGCGTTTAGAGAGGAAATCTCTTATATATGCAAAGGTCCTAGCCCCGCAGTCGGTGGAACTCAAGTTGGCCAGGATGCTATCGTGTTTAACATTGTCGAAAGCACCCTTCAGATCAAGGGCGAGGATGGCTTTGTCATTGTGTTGCATAGCTGTGGGTTGTATGACGGCCCTGTGCAGCTGGAGAAGGACGTCCTGTGCAGACATATGTGGGCGAAACCCAA
It encodes the following:
- the LOC125759955 gene encoding putative nicotine oxidoreductase, whose amino-acid sequence is MNHIWDGRPLPPEWKTSLVTFIPKAGKAVNTENLRPISLTSCTGKLMETMVRDRLSPYLESKGFFADTMLGFRPHMSAQDVLLQLHRAVIQPTAMQHNDKAILALDLKGAFDNVKHDSILANLSSTDCGARTFAYIRDFLSKRQALLRIEDEEYGPYIMGTLGTPQGAVL